In Actinomycetes bacterium, the DNA window CCGAGCTACCCCGCCGCTCCTGACCGACAGTTGCCACTAGCCGGGGAGTGGAGTTGTGCCTGGTTCGCCGACCCGTACCCTCAAAGAGTGGAAATCACTGAGCCTTGGCAGGTTGATGACGTCCGGGAACGCGTTGGCAAACGCCTCACCGAGTTTCTTGCCGTGCAGCGGCCACCGCTGGCCAGCATCAGCCCGGACGCGGCCGGGCTCGCTGACACGGTGTCGGATTTTGTCGCCGGCGGGAAACGACTGCGCGCGGTCTTCCTGTACTGGGGCTGGCGGGCGGCCGGAGGTGCGGACTGCGAGCCGATCATTACCGCTGCCGCCGCCATGGAGATGCTGCAGGCTTGCGCGCTGATCCACGACGATGTCATGGACCGCAGCGACGTCCGCCGTGGTGCTCCGGCAGTGCATCGGCAGTACCAAACCCAACACGAACAAGACCAGTGGTCTGGCTCGGCAGCCGACTTCGGCACCGGCGCGGCGATCCTGGTTGGCGATCTATGTCTGACCTGGGCTGACATGCTGCTGATGCAGGCGGATCTGCCACCGGACGCTCTCGGCCGCGGCAAAGCCGTATATGACGAACTTCGCACCGAGCTGATGGCTGGCCAGTACCTCGACATCTTGGAACAGGCGCGACGAACGCCCACCACCGAGTCAGCGATGCGGGTCATCACCTACAAGTCCGCGAAATACACCATTGAGCGGCCACTGCAGTTGGGCGCCGCGCTGGCCGATGGCCAACCGGAGGTCATGCAATTGCTGCGCAATTACGGCCTAGCACTGGGGCAAGCCTTCCAACTGCGGGACGACTTACTGGGAGTCTTCGGTGATCCGAGCACTACTGGCAAACCTGCCGGCGATGATCTGCTGCAGGGAAAACGCACCGTCTTGGTGGCCCATGCCCTAGAGCAAGCATCTTCCCAACAACAGCATGGGTTCCTCACCCACTTCGGTGATGCCGCCGCAGATGCCACCGCGGTGGCCGCCATGACCGACTTCATTGTCGCGACCGGCGCCCGGGACCAAGTCGAGCAGCAGATTTCCGTTCTCACCGAACAGGCTCGTATGGCCGCCGCGAACCCGCTGCTCGACAGCACCAGTACCGCGGTATTGGACGGCCTCATCACCGCCGCTACGCAAAGGAAGTACTGACATGAAGACCGTTTCCGGACCCACCGATCGTGTTGTCGTTGTGGGAGCAGGTTTGGCTGGCTTGTCCTGCGCGCTGCAACTAGCTGGACAGGGTCGAGAAGTAACGTTGCTGGAGCGCGACAGCATCCCGGGCGGTCGAGCGGGACGCATCGTGGACTCCGGCTACACCTTTGACAACGGCCCCACGGTCCTCACCATGCCGTCACTAGTTGACGAGGCACTGGGAGCCGTGGGTGAGTCACTCACCGACTGGTTAGACCTGATGCCACTCGAGCCTGCCTACCGCACCTACTACCCGGACGGCAGTCAGCTAGATGTCTATTCCGACATTGACCGGATGGCAGCGGAAATCACCGCGGAGTGTGGACCAGCCGAGGCTGACAACTACCGCCGCTATGTCGCCTACCTGCGACGACTATATGAAGTGGAGTTTTCCGACTTTATCGATCGCAACATCGACCATCCCTGGAACTTACTGACCCCCAACCTTCTTCGACTAGTAGGCATGGGCGGCTTCCTACGGCTGGACCGGAAAGTCCGGCAGTACCTGACTGATCCCCGCACGATTCGGGCGCTTTCGTTCCAAGCCATGTACGCCGGCGTCTCACCGCTGAAGGCCATGGCGCTGTACGGAGTGATCTCCTACATGGACAGCGTCGCCGGGGTTAGTGTGCCGCGCGGCGGTATGCACGAAATACCAGTGGCGATGGCCGGGGCAGCCACCAAGCACGGTGTCGATATCCGCTACGAGACCGAAGTGGCAGGGATTGAGCACAGTAATGGTCGCGCTAGCGCTGTCATTACGGCTGACGGTGAGCGAATTGCCGCCGATGTGGTCGTTGTCAATGCCGATCTGCCGGTGGCCTATCGCGACCTGCTGGGAGTGGATAAGTGGTCACTGCGCCGCTTGAAGTACAGCCCGTCTGCTGTGGTCATGCTCGCCGGTTCGACAGCGGAATACCCTGCGATTGCGCATCACAACATTCACTTTGGCCGGTCGTGGCGAGGAACCTTCGAGGAGATCATTGACCGCGGCGAGGTGATGAGCAATCCCAGCTTCATGGTCACCTGCTTGAGCAAGGACGATCCATCATTAGCCCCCGCCGGGCGGCACGCCTACTACATCCTCTTCCCCACGCCCAACACCACCGCGGATATCGACTGGCAACGGGAAACACCCCGCTATCGAGATCACATGCTGACCACGATGGAACGTGCCGGGTACCGCGGCTTTGCCGACTCCATCGAGGTAGAGCACATCACCACTCCACTTGAATGGGAGCAACGCGGGATGGCTGCTGGCGCACCCTTCGCAGCCGCTCACACGTTCATGCAGACCGGCCCCTTCCGCAGCGGCAATCTGTGGGGAGAGAACGTGGTGTTCACTGGTTCGAACACCCAGCCAGGCGTTGGGGTGCCCATGGTTTTGGTCTCCGGCCGACTTGCCGCGGAGCGGATCGTCGCGGGTTAGCAGGAGGTTTGGTTGGCTGATTCCAGATCCAGCCACAGCCACTGGTGCCCGGCTAGGTAGCCTCGTAGCGTGAGCAGTTCGCCGGCACCCCCTGAACCCGACACCGGGATGCGCGACCGAGATACCTGGCCACAGTTTCTCCTCCGTTATGGGCTCCCTGGCTTCATCGGTACGGCGCTAGTAGCCATCGGCGCGATCGGTGTGGGTTGGCTGCCGCTGAACTCCAGCCTGCATGACGCCGATCTGGGAGCACTGCTACGAGACAGTTCTTCCGGACTGGTGCTGTCGCGGCTGATGATCGCTGCTGGTATTGCCGTCTTGCTGCAGACCTGGCTGGTCACTGGATACGACCTTCTGTCTGGTTTGCCCTGGCGACCGGAGCGGATAGCGGCATTAGTGGCCGTATGGTCAGTGCCACTTCTTTTCGCGCCACCGCTGTTTAGCCGGGACGTGTACTCATACTTTGGCCAGGGCCGGCTCCTGTTAGAGGGCTATGACCCCTACGCCAGTGGCGTTTCAGTTCTGGACCGGTGGTTCGCCGATGGTGCAGACCCGATGTGGGGAGACACCCCTGCTCCCTACGGGCCGTTTTGGCTGATGTTAGCCCGCGGGGTCGCCGAGTTCGCCGGTGAAAACGCCCTGCTTGGTGCCATCATGTTCCGACTGCTCGCCGTGATCGGGGTAGCGATGATGGCATGGGCGGTGCCCGCGCTGGCCCGACAGCATGGCATCGATCCGTCGAAGGCGGTGTGGATCGCGGTTGCCAATCCGCTGGTCATCATGCACTTCATTGCTGGGGCGCACAACGACGCGCTCATGACCGGACTCATGCTGCTGGGTTTCCTCGCCGCCTGCCGCGGTCTCGGATCTGCTCTAGGTGGTGCCGCCTTAGTGGGACTAGCTGCTGCCGTGAAACCAATCGCCTTTCTATCGCTGCCGTTCATTGGCATTTTGCTGGCGGGCACTCACTCATCATTCGGGCGCCGAATCGTCGCCTGGATCTGGGTGACGCTATCCGCCGCAGCTGCCTTCGGGATCTGTGCTCTCATGACCGGTACCGGCTTGGGGTGGCTGTCTGCGCTGTCAGCACCGGGGGAAGTAAAGACTTGGCTATCGCCACCGACCGCCCTCGGCATGATCTTCGGTGGCGCCCTGGAGTTTGTGGGACTGACCGATAGCAATGACGGGGCCGTGGCATTTTTCCGAGCGATTGGGCTAGTGCTGTCATTGATCATCGTGACTTATCTGTGCCTGCGACCGCAGGGCCGCAGTGCGTTAAGGGGCACAGCGCTGGCTTTCGGGGCCGTCATCCTGCTGGGGCCGGTCATTCAGCCGTGGTATTTGCTGTGGGCGCTGCCGCTGTTTGCGGTGACTGGGCTCAGCGAGCGGCAACTGCGCTGGACGGTACTGCTGACTGCAGCGTTTGCGGTTCACGGAATGGCGGAGAGCAGCGCCACGTCGGATACATTGCTGGAACTCACCGACCTTGTCGCCATCGGCGTAGCTATTGGGATCGTGGCGTTGATCCTGCTTGCTAGTCCGCGAGAGCGCAAACTCGTCCTGAAGGACCCCGGCTCGCATGGCTTGCATCCAGAAAGCCATGCCGCACAGCAGCGCGCCGAGCAGATGGTGGTTGTTTCCTAAATGTTTCGGCACGACTGGGCCACCAACGCCGACTCGACAGCCGGGTCGATTCCCGCTGACACTGCCGAGGTGAAACAATCACCTCATGCGTAACGAGTTAGCCGCTGCCGGGATCACTGATCCCTGGTTGGAGCGCTCCTATGCCATTTGTCGGCGGTTGAACGCCGAGCATGGGAAAACTTACTACTTGGCGACCTTGCTGCTACCGCCGGCCAAGCGACCTTTCGTGCACGCGCTGTATGGCTTCGCCCGCTACGCCGACGAGATCGTTGATGCCTTTGGCGATCGGTCAGTAGGACAGCGTCGAGCAGCGCTGGATCATCTGAATGAGCGACTCCTCGTCGCCCTTGACCGCGGCGAGGCTGCCGAACCGGTGTTGGCGGCGGTGGCGGATACCGCGATGCGGTGGCAGATTCCCGCCGACACGTTCACCGCCTTCATGCATTCGATGGCGATGGATCTCACCGTCACTGATTATCAGACCTACGAAGACCTCCACGAATACGTCTACGGATCTGCCGCGGTCATCGGGCTGCAGATGCTCCCACTGCTGGAACCCACCGATACCGAGGTATGTGCTGCCGGCGCCATGGACCTCGGTATTGCATTTCAACTGGCGAACTTCATTCGAGATATCGACGAGGATCTCCAGCGAGGCCGGATTTATCTGCCGCTATCCGAGCTTGCTGAGCACGGCGTCACTCGACAATCACTACAACGCCGAGTCGTTGACGATGATCTCCGAGCGGCCCTTGCCGACCAGATAACCCGGGTCCGCGAACTTTCCGAGCGCGCCCAGCCGACGATCGAACTACTACATCCAGCGGTCCGAGACACTATCGAAGCTGCACGAGTTCTCTACTGCGGCATCGCTGACCGGGTGGAGGCGATCGATTACCAAATTTTCGATCAACGGGCAAAGGTGCCAACCATGCAGCGACTGCAAGTGGCAGCACCACACTGGCTAGCTGCCCGGCGAGCACGCAAACATTTCGGATCGGGGACTATTCCGCCGCCTCGATCGGGGTTTGCCAGCGCGGCGGCCCGCTAGTCGGAGTCCGCTGCAAACCGCGCCGACCCAGCCAAATCCACACCGCTAAGATGAGCAAAATCATGGCAAAACCAAACAGCAGGTCTTCCACCGGAGCGAAGAACAGCCGCCCAGAGCCGATGAAGACTGGCTCGGCAACGTCGTTTCCCACGCCAAGAAACGAATCATCGGCGTACTGAACTACTTCACGGCCGGTCAGCACGCCGTTGGTTAGCAGCTGGAAGAAAAACATGATGGCGTAAGCAATCCAAAAATCCGCTCGCAACAGCAATCGGGTACGCAATACCGCCAAGTCGACGACTATCACGGCCGCCACGGCAACTACCGCAATCAGGGTGTAGCTCATCCGTCAGCACCGTCCGACTTCGCGGACACCGCAGCTACCGGCTCATCACCCATCGGCCCACCTCGCACCGATCTCACCGCTTCTAGGGTCAAAATGCCCGCGAAGCCCACTATGGGGAAGAACAGAAACTCCTCCAGCGGGATACCGAATGGCAACATTACGGAACTCAACTGCTCCGAGTCGAACCACCAATGACCAGCCGCCACTGCGTAGATGTCCCACAGCAGAAAAGGCGCGCCACCTATTAGTAGCGCCAGCAGCAATCGTCGCCAGCGGCGCAATACTCGGGTGCGCAAACCCCATTCCAACCAAGCGCTGCCGAGCAGAATGAAGGTCAGCACGATCAAATACGTCATGACTTCCCTCCCATCACCTCGGTTGTGGCTAGTGAATCATCCTTGCGACCGTACACTCGATCCTGATGGAAACGATGGTCGCCGACACTTTGGTCGGCCGCACGGTGGATGGCCGCTACCGGGTTGAATCCCGGATCGCGGTCGGCGGCATGGCGACCGTTTACCGGGCGCTAGACCTCCGGCTGGACCGGCTCGTGGCGATGAAGGTCATGCATGAGCGCTGGGCCGAAGATCCAGATTTCCTCGCCCGCTTCCACGCCGAGGCGAAAGCCGCCGCTCGACTGTCACAACCCAACGTTGTCGGCGTCTACGACCAAGGCGAGTGGGACGGTCTGGTCTACCTGATCATGGAGTATGTGCCGGGTCGGACACTACGGGCGGTTCTGCGCGAGACCGGTGCCATCCAACCTGCGCTAGCACTTACTCTCCTCGATCAGGTCCTGCAGGCACTGGACTCTTCGCACGGCGCGGGATTTGTCCACCGAGACATCAAGCCGGAAAACATCTTGATCACCCCGGATGGCGCAGTGAAAGTCACTGACTTTGGTCTCGCCCGGGCGTTGCGAGCGCCCTCCAACCGCACTTCGGGTGCTCTTATCGGCACCGCGGCGTATTTGTCCCCGGAGCAAGTTTCCGGCCAGCCCACCGATGAGCGATCTGACATCTACCAGGCCGGAATTCTGCTCTTTGAGCTGCTGACCGGTGAGCCGCCGTTCAGCGGCGAAACCTCCTGGGACGTCGCCAGCCAGCATGTCAATACCGCAGTGCCGCCAGTGACTGAACTGAATCCCGATTGCCCGCCGGGGTTAGCGGAACTCGTGATGCTGGCAACGAAGCGAGATCCTAGCCAGCGACTCGCAACGGTCGGCGAATTCCGGGCCCGAGCAGCAGCGCTGCTTGCTGATCTGCCCGCTGCCGGACCTTTGACCACTGCTGGCTCCGATGTGACTACCGCTGATCAGCCGTATCCAAGCCAAGACGATGAAGCCACAACTACTGCTGCGGCTCCGGCAGCAGCGGGGCGCAACAACGATGGATCAGCCACGGATTGGGGGCGAAAGATCGGCATTGTCGCGGTGATCCTGCTGTTGGTTGCTGGGCTGGCGGCATTCCTCTGGTTCAATCCACTGGCACGCGCCGAAGTACCCAATGTGTCGGGCGACAAGCCGGAAAAGGCCATCGAAAAGCTGACCACCGCGGGTTTTGTAGCAATCGTGGGTGAACGTGCCTTCTCGGAAGATGTCGCCGCAGATCGAGTGATCCGGACCGACCCAGAGGCTGGTGCGAGTGCACGCGAAGGCTCCGAGGTGGGCTTGGTGGTTTCGCTCGGCCCAGAACGCTACGCAGTGCCCAATGTGAGTGGCGAAAGACCGGAAGAAGCCATCGAGATCATGGCTGCCACTAATCTGCAGGTCGTCGGAGAACGCAAGAAGTTTGATGACGACATCGACAAAGGGCTCGTGATCGGCACCGATCCGAAGACCGGAACCAAAGCGAAACGGGATGCCCCCATCACCCTGCTGGTATCGAAGGGCCCGGCACCGGTGCAGGTACCCAGCCTCGGCGGAATGTCGGAAGAGTCCGCTCGCGATCAACTGTCCGACCTGGGCTTGTCGCCGCGAATCACCATGCAGGAATCAGAGACCGTCCCAGAGGGGAAGGTAATCCAGACCGTGCCTGCTTCCGGGGCAAAGGTGTACCGGGGCGACTCAGTGGAAGTCATCGTGTCCGATGGGCCACCGCCGGTAGAGGTCCCCAACGTGATTGATTTACCTCGCGCCGAAGCCGTGGCCATCTTGGAAGCGGCAGGATTCAAAGTAAAAATCTCCGAGGGTGTCGTCACCCCATTGGATCGGGTGTACGAAACAGATCCGGACCCCGGAACCGATGCGCCCGCTGGCAGCACCATTACGGTCAGCATCTTCTGACAACCCGCTGGCATTGCGAGCAGGTCACACTCCGGCGCGCCTCTGCCCGCACAGTGTCGCTGACCGCTAGGAATGGGCTAGCGACGAAGGGAGCATCATGTCGCAAGAAACCACCGCAGCTGAGCGGGAAGAGGCAGTATTCATCGGTAAGTACTGGTGGCTGTACTTGGTCACCGGCATTCTGTGGCTGATCGTCGCGCTAGTTGTCCTACAAATCGACACCGCCTCCGCCGCCACGGTGGGGTTCATTGTGGGCTTCATGTTCTTGTTCACCGGCATTCAGAACTTCTTTTTGGCCGCAGTCACTCCTGGTGGCTGGAAGATCCTGTGGATCGTGTTCGGAGTGCTGCTGGTCATCGCAGGTGTCTGGGCGCTGTTCAATCCTGGCGGCACCTTCCTGGCGCTAGCTGACTCACTGGGCTTCTTGTTCCTGCTGATCGCAATCTTATGGATCGTGGAGGCGTTCGCTTCGAAGGCAGAAAATGAACTGTGGTGGCTCGGGCTGATCGCCGGCATCCTGATGCTCATCATCGCTTTCTGGGTGTCCGGACAGTTCCTGATTGAGAAGGCTTACACCCTGCTGATCTTTGCTGGGGCTTGGGCGTTGATGTCCGGGATTATCGACATCGTGCGAGCCTTTGCCATCCGCAAGCTAGGTCGTGCGATCAGCCCCTCCGAGTAGTAGCAACCCCGATCTGCAGCTTTTCGCGCCGTTCGTCGGGTCCGCCACGTCAATGAGCTGCCACTGACCGGTACCCTGGGTTTTTCCCAGTTATCCGGAGGATTCCCGTGGTTGTCGTCATGCACGCCACTGCCGAAAACGCAGAAATCGACGCTGTCGTGGCTCGAGTGGTCGAAGCTGGCGGGGAAGCTTTTGTCTCCCGCGGTGAAAGCCGCACCATCATCGGACTGATCGGAGACCTGGAGCAGTTCGCCGATCTGCAGCTCGCCGGCATGCCCGGAGTTGCCGAGACGGTTCGGATTTCTACCCCATTCAAGTTGGTATCCCGGGATCATCATCCTGACCGGTCGACAGTGTGGGTCGGACAAGGCGAATATCGGGTGCCTGTCGGCCCCGGGGTGCTCTCTGTCATGGCTGGCCCATGTGCGGTAGAGACCCCAGAGCAGACCCTAGAGTCTGCTCAACTGGCCCAAGCGTTGGGTGCCACGATCTTGCGCGGCGGAGCCTACAAGCCACGCACCTCGCCCTACGCTTTCCAAGGTCTCGGCAAATCCGGACTGCAGATCTTGTCAGAGGTTCGCGCCGAGACTGGTTTGCCTATCGTGACCGAAGTCGTGGATCCGGCAGATGTGGCTGTAGTGGCCGAGTACTCCGACATGCTGCAAATCGGGACCCGCAACATGGCCAACTTTGGGCTGCTACAAGCCGCTGGTAGCGCGGGCAAGCCGGTACTGCTCAAGCGCGGGATGAGCGCCACGATCGAGGAGTGGTTGATGGCGGCGGAGTACATCGCGCAGCGGGGAAACTTGGACATCGTGCTATGTGAGCGAGGCATCCGCACCTTCGAGACGGCTACCCGCAATACCCTGGATGTGTCCGCGGTCCCCGTTGCCCAAAAGTTGTCCCATCTACCAGTAGTCATCGACCCCAGTCACTCTGGCGGCAAACGCGAGTTGGTGCGACCGCTATCTCGGGCGGCGGTGGCAGTGGGGGCCGACGGGTTGTTGATTGATGTGCACCCACATCCGGAAATCGCACTGGTGGACGGAGCACAGGCCTTGGCAGCAGCCGATCTCCCCGAACTAACGCATGAGTTAACAACGCTGGCAACTGCCATGGGCCGCAGCTACCTCGATAACGCCGTTCGCGGCTAGCCTTGCTGGCCGGGCTTGCTGGTCGGGGTCATTGGTCGGGCTTGCTGGTCGGGTTCCGCTGATCAGGATTGTTGGCCGCTAGTCACTGGCCAACATTTCGGCCACCATGAAGGCGAGCTCCAGTGACTGCTCCCGGTTCAACCGAGGATCACAGGCCGTCTCGTAGCGGTCCGCCAGGTCGGTTTCCGCGACTCCCTCGGTACCACCGATGCATTCGGTAACGTCATCGCCGGTCAACTCCACGTGCAGCCCACCCGGGTGGGTAGCCAAACTGCGATGCACGGCGAAGAAGTCCCGCACCTCTGATACGACATCATCAAATAGCCGAGTCTTGTAGCCCGACGGCGCTTCCTTGGTATTGCCATGCATCGGGTCGCATACCCACACCACTGGCAGCCCAGCGGAGGTGACGGCCGATACCAACTGCGGCAACCGATCTTGCACGTTGGCCGCACCCAGACGGGTGATCAGTGTGAGCCGACCGGGAGTGCGGTGCGGATCCAGCGCCCGCACTAACTCAACAACCTCGTCTGGTTCCGCCGTGGGGCCGATCTTAACCCCAATCGGATTACTGATCCGGGAGGCAAAATCTACGTGCGCGCCGTCCAATTGCCGAGTGCGCTCGCCGATCCACAGGAAATGACCTGAAGACCCGTACACCTGTCCGCTTGATGGATCGATCCGAACCAGTGACCGCTCGTAGTCCAACGACATGGCTTCATGGCCGACAAAGAACTCCACCCGACGGAACTCGGAATGTTCGGCACCGCATGCGTGCATAAAGTCCAACGCCCGCTGAATCTCGGCGGCCAACCGTTCGTAGCGCTGACCCGCGGGTGACTGACGGACAAAGTCTCGGTTCCAACTTTGCACCTGACGTAGGTCAGCACTGCCGTCTTGGGTGAAGGACCGGATGAAGTTGAGCGCGGCTGAGCTGGCTTGGTAGACCTGCAGCATCCGGCGCGGATCGGGCCGGCGAGAGGTCGGTTCGAAGGGCAGTTGATTGACTGCGTCGCCGTAGTACGACGGTAGTTCCACCCCATCGCGATTCTCGACCGGCTTGCTGCGCGGCTTGAAGTACTGACCGGCCATCCGACCGATCTTGACCACCGGCAACGAGCCACCGTAGGTGAGGATGACCGCCATCTGCAGCACCGTACGCAGCCGCGACTGCAACGAAGTGGCGGTATTGGCACCAAAAGTCTCGGCGCAGTCTCCCGCGGTGAGTACGAAGGATTCGCCACGCTCCACTGAAGCGAGCCGTTGCGTCAGCAGCCCACAGTCACCCGCATGGACGAGCCCGGGCGTTTGCGCGAGCAGTCGGGAGACTTCCAACACCTCGTCCTGATCCGGCCACGGAATGGCTTGGGCAATCGGACGGGTGTCCCATTCGATAGTGGACACCCCTCTAGGCTAACTGCACCATCGTGAGGGGGCGATCTGTAGTCCGGTTAGGCCTGCTGCTCGGCGCGATCGTCAGGATGTGTTCCATCGCTCTGCTCAGGGATCCGACCATGATCTTCTCTCAGTTGCTTCTTGGCAGCAGCCGCGTAGATGTCGGAGTAGCG includes these proteins:
- a CDS encoding polyprenyl synthetase family protein; its protein translation is MEITEPWQVDDVRERVGKRLTEFLAVQRPPLASISPDAAGLADTVSDFVAGGKRLRAVFLYWGWRAAGGADCEPIITAAAAMEMLQACALIHDDVMDRSDVRRGAPAVHRQYQTQHEQDQWSGSAADFGTGAAILVGDLCLTWADMLLMQADLPPDALGRGKAVYDELRTELMAGQYLDILEQARRTPTTESAMRVITYKSAKYTIERPLQLGAALADGQPEVMQLLRNYGLALGQAFQLRDDLLGVFGDPSTTGKPAGDDLLQGKRTVLVAHALEQASSQQQHGFLTHFGDAAADATAVAAMTDFIVATGARDQVEQQISVLTEQARMAAANPLLDSTSTAVLDGLITAATQRKY
- a CDS encoding lycopene cyclase domain-containing protein produces the protein MTYLIVLTFILLGSAWLEWGLRTRVLRRWRRLLLALLIGGAPFLLWDIYAVAAGHWWFDSEQLSSVMLPFGIPLEEFLFFPIVGFAGILTLEAVRSVRGGPMGDEPVAAVSAKSDGADG
- a CDS encoding DUF308 domain-containing protein, producing MSQETTAAEREEAVFIGKYWWLYLVTGILWLIVALVVLQIDTASAATVGFIVGFMFLFTGIQNFFLAAVTPGGWKILWIVFGVLLVIAGVWALFNPGGTFLALADSLGFLFLLIAILWIVEAFASKAENELWWLGLIAGILMLIIAFWVSGQFLIEKAYTLLIFAGAWALMSGIIDIVRAFAIRKLGRAISPSE
- the mptB gene encoding polyprenol phosphomannose-dependent alpha 1,6 mannosyltransferase MptB; amino-acid sequence: MSSSPAPPEPDTGMRDRDTWPQFLLRYGLPGFIGTALVAIGAIGVGWLPLNSSLHDADLGALLRDSSSGLVLSRLMIAAGIAVLLQTWLVTGYDLLSGLPWRPERIAALVAVWSVPLLFAPPLFSRDVYSYFGQGRLLLEGYDPYASGVSVLDRWFADGADPMWGDTPAPYGPFWLMLARGVAEFAGENALLGAIMFRLLAVIGVAMMAWAVPALARQHGIDPSKAVWIAVANPLVIMHFIAGAHNDALMTGLMLLGFLAACRGLGSALGGAALVGLAAAVKPIAFLSLPFIGILLAGTHSSFGRRIVAWIWVTLSAAAAFGICALMTGTGLGWLSALSAPGEVKTWLSPPTALGMIFGGALEFVGLTDSNDGAVAFFRAIGLVLSLIIVTYLCLRPQGRSALRGTALAFGAVILLGPVIQPWYLLWALPLFAVTGLSERQLRWTVLLTAAFAVHGMAESSATSDTLLELTDLVAIGVAIGIVALILLASPRERKLVLKDPGSHGLHPESHAAQQRAEQMVVVS
- the aroF gene encoding 3-deoxy-7-phosphoheptulonate synthase is translated as MVVVMHATAENAEIDAVVARVVEAGGEAFVSRGESRTIIGLIGDLEQFADLQLAGMPGVAETVRISTPFKLVSRDHHPDRSTVWVGQGEYRVPVGPGVLSVMAGPCAVETPEQTLESAQLAQALGATILRGGAYKPRTSPYAFQGLGKSGLQILSEVRAETGLPIVTEVVDPADVAVVAEYSDMLQIGTRNMANFGLLQAAGSAGKPVLLKRGMSATIEEWLMAAEYIAQRGNLDIVLCERGIRTFETATRNTLDVSAVPVAQKLSHLPVVIDPSHSGGKRELVRPLSRAAVAVGADGLLIDVHPHPEIALVDGAQALAAADLPELTHELTTLATAMGRSYLDNAVRG
- the pknB gene encoding Stk1 family PASTA domain-containing Ser/Thr kinase; its protein translation is METMVADTLVGRTVDGRYRVESRIAVGGMATVYRALDLRLDRLVAMKVMHERWAEDPDFLARFHAEAKAAARLSQPNVVGVYDQGEWDGLVYLIMEYVPGRTLRAVLRETGAIQPALALTLLDQVLQALDSSHGAGFVHRDIKPENILITPDGAVKVTDFGLARALRAPSNRTSGALIGTAAYLSPEQVSGQPTDERSDIYQAGILLFELLTGEPPFSGETSWDVASQHVNTAVPPVTELNPDCPPGLAELVMLATKRDPSQRLATVGEFRARAAALLADLPAAGPLTTAGSDVTTADQPYPSQDDEATTTAAAPAAAGRNNDGSATDWGRKIGIVAVILLLVAGLAAFLWFNPLARAEVPNVSGDKPEKAIEKLTTAGFVAIVGERAFSEDVAADRVIRTDPEAGASAREGSEVGLVVSLGPERYAVPNVSGERPEEAIEIMAATNLQVVGERKKFDDDIDKGLVIGTDPKTGTKAKRDAPITLLVSKGPAPVQVPSLGGMSEESARDQLSDLGLSPRITMQESETVPEGKVIQTVPASGAKVYRGDSVEVIVSDGPPPVEVPNVIDLPRAEAVAILEAAGFKVKISEGVVTPLDRVYETDPDPGTDAPAGSTITVSIF
- a CDS encoding 3-deoxy-7-phosphoheptulonate synthase class II, which produces MSTIEWDTRPIAQAIPWPDQDEVLEVSRLLAQTPGLVHAGDCGLLTQRLASVERGESFVLTAGDCAETFGANTATSLQSRLRTVLQMAVILTYGGSLPVVKIGRMAGQYFKPRSKPVENRDGVELPSYYGDAVNQLPFEPTSRRPDPRRMLQVYQASSAALNFIRSFTQDGSADLRQVQSWNRDFVRQSPAGQRYERLAAEIQRALDFMHACGAEHSEFRRVEFFVGHEAMSLDYERSLVRIDPSSGQVYGSSGHFLWIGERTRQLDGAHVDFASRISNPIGVKIGPTAEPDEVVELVRALDPHRTPGRLTLITRLGAANVQDRLPQLVSAVTSAGLPVVWVCDPMHGNTKEAPSGYKTRLFDDVVSEVRDFFAVHRSLATHPGGLHVELTGDDVTECIGGTEGVAETDLADRYETACDPRLNREQSLELAFMVAEMLASD
- a CDS encoding phytoene/squalene synthase family protein — encoded protein: MRNELAAAGITDPWLERSYAICRRLNAEHGKTYYLATLLLPPAKRPFVHALYGFARYADEIVDAFGDRSVGQRRAALDHLNERLLVALDRGEAAEPVLAAVADTAMRWQIPADTFTAFMHSMAMDLTVTDYQTYEDLHEYVYGSAAVIGLQMLPLLEPTDTEVCAAGAMDLGIAFQLANFIRDIDEDLQRGRIYLPLSELAEHGVTRQSLQRRVVDDDLRAALADQITRVRELSERAQPTIELLHPAVRDTIEAARVLYCGIADRVEAIDYQIFDQRAKVPTMQRLQVAAPHWLAARRARKHFGSGTIPPPRSGFASAAAR
- the crtI gene encoding phytoene desaturase, which codes for MKTVSGPTDRVVVVGAGLAGLSCALQLAGQGREVTLLERDSIPGGRAGRIVDSGYTFDNGPTVLTMPSLVDEALGAVGESLTDWLDLMPLEPAYRTYYPDGSQLDVYSDIDRMAAEITAECGPAEADNYRRYVAYLRRLYEVEFSDFIDRNIDHPWNLLTPNLLRLVGMGGFLRLDRKVRQYLTDPRTIRALSFQAMYAGVSPLKAMALYGVISYMDSVAGVSVPRGGMHEIPVAMAGAATKHGVDIRYETEVAGIEHSNGRASAVITADGERIAADVVVVNADLPVAYRDLLGVDKWSLRRLKYSPSAVVMLAGSTAEYPAIAHHNIHFGRSWRGTFEEIIDRGEVMSNPSFMVTCLSKDDPSLAPAGRHAYYILFPTPNTTADIDWQRETPRYRDHMLTTMERAGYRGFADSIEVEHITTPLEWEQRGMAAGAPFAAAHTFMQTGPFRSGNLWGENVVFTGSNTQPGVGVPMVLVSGRLAAERIVAG
- a CDS encoding lycopene cyclase domain-containing protein translates to MSYTLIAVVAVAAVIVVDLAVLRTRLLLRADFWIAYAIMFFFQLLTNGVLTGREVVQYADDSFLGVGNDVAEPVFIGSGRLFFAPVEDLLFGFAMILLILAVWIWLGRRGLQRTPTSGPPRWQTPIEAAE